CAGTGCAGACCAGAGTAGCTTCGTGGATTTCATCATGTCCCTTGTTGAAGGTTTGGATCCCTGATCACTTGATTCAAGGTTGTCCAattttgattatatatatttatatatatatatatatatatatataatattttgattCGAGGCAGCTGGAATCGCCATGCTTTTCCGTGGGGTTTTCCATCAAGGAAGTCCATCCTTGGCCAGGTGTTATGGTAAGGTGGCATCTCCATGTAAAATGGTAAGATTAAACGTGTAAGGGCTTAGATCCTGAGTCTTTAAGTAGCATAGGTGATAATGTAGTGCGTGCGTGTACTTCAAGCATATATTCTTCAATAATTTTTTACTACAACAGTCGAAGCTAGTGTTTCTTGTGTATGGTATATTTGtgtcagaatgtgtgtgtgaatggaccTCAATGATTTTATACTTGTAGAAATTCTGTATAGGATATCTGAGAGGGGCTTTGGAGACTGGCTTTTACCTGATCTGTATTCCCCAagtgccttttcttttttttttttcttttttttttttattgtgcttttctATCAAGGTTTGAGTATTAAATTTCacgttaaaataattttaatgtggATCACCCTTACAATTTGGAGAGGAATTTAGTGATACGAGGAGTTGTAACTATATTAGTTACATATAACATTTATTTCTCACTTTTTGGTGAACCACTTTAGCCTACACTTAGGAGTGCctgtcttcatttttattttcttaacagCACTGAGCATGATCAATTTTTGCTTTCTGCTTGCCAGAAAGAGCCTGAATAGTTAAGGATTCACAAAGTACAAAGTCAGTGCTATCCTTGACTAgttaaattggccccattgacctTTTATTGTTTGAACTGTGTGATGTAGCTTctatttagaattttttgtttttattgtaattggtGAAATTCCATATGAAGAGGCTATGTACATTTGACTTGGTCACTTTTGGAAACAAAATTTAACAGTCATGATATAGGATTTTTCTTTTACTTGTGCTTCAAACTCCTGCAATGGCTGCAGTCTGGCCAAGGTGTGCTGTCATTTTAAAAGGCTAAGTTTACTGAATGGCACTTCTAGTGCACCTCAATCCAAGAGTAAAACCACTTAGCAAAATTTAACTGGAAAATATTTGGAATAATCCAGTTTATAAACTGATAGGAACATTGTCTGTTATCTCAGTCCTGGTGTCAAATCCATTCTGAGGTAAGAGTGTGCCTGCAAATAGTTTCAAATGTTTGagtgaagttcatccaaattcaAGGTATGTAACAGGAAATACTGTTGTTTCTATTTCTAATTGTCCACCTTTTCTTCTCTGTATTCTTCATCCCTCTCTCTGCTTTTCTATTGCTTGTCTATCAACTCCTGTCCTATAGCTTCCTACAAGCATGCAGATGGAAAAAAGATTGATGGACGTCGAGTACTTGTTGATGTTGAAAGGGGACGAACAGTCAAAGGATGGCACCCTCGTAGGCTTGGtaagaaaatttgttttttagGTTAACAAGGAGACAACAATAACGGTGAATTAATGAATAAAATGGCAGGGTAAATGCTTAAAGTCAAAGacactttaatatttattttgctgtccAGGTGGAGGTCTTGGTGGTACAAGGAGAGGTGGGGCAGATGTTAACATCAAACACTCTGGCAGAGATGACGCCTCCCGATATGATGACCGACCAATTGGAGGGTAAGTTTAGGATGTTGGGCTTTTTTAGGCAGTTGCATTTATTCATCGAATCTCAACTTGACCACTTCTGTCTTTTGCCTTATAGTGACCGGGATCGTGGTGAGCGCAGGGATCGCAGTCGTGACCGTGACAAGGAACGCGGAGAGCGTCGGCGCTCTCGTTCCCGAGAAAGGCGCAGACACACCAGGTCTCGTGAGCGTGAAAGGGCCATTGGTGCTCCAGTGGAGGAGATTCCAGGCAGCAGTCGACGGCGAGACAGGGAAAGAGAGCGAGGTGGTGGTGGTGCTGCTGGAGGCAGCAGAGAAAGAAGTAGAGACCAAGATAGAGAGCGAGACCGCAAGAGGAGAAGCAGAagcagagacagaaagagagaccgGGAAAGAGGGAAGGGTGCAGATGGTGGCGAAGAGGGCATGGGCGGGCTAGCTGATGGGATGATACCAGAAGGAGAAAGAGTTATAGAGGAATCCTTGGGTGGTGAACGGGGAGAGGATGGAGGACCGGAAGGagaagagagagtgagggagagagacaaagagagggacAAAGATCGGGACAGGAAGCGAAGCCACAGAGATAAGGACAGGGATAGGGATCGTGACAGAAGACGAGACAGGGATAGAGATCGTGAACATAAGCGCGACCGGGGTGATCGGGACCGTGGAGACCGTAGGGAAGACAGACATGTATCCTCAGGTGATCAGGAAGGTTTGGGTAATGGAGGTGAAGAGGGTGAAGAGCCAGTGCCACCACAGTCAGAGGAAGGCTCACAGGATGGGATGATGATGGATCAGGATTCCATGCAGTCAGGAGAGGGCTATGCCTCCAATGAAAATGGTTACAGGATGGAGGCCCAGGGGGATGAGTACTGAAAGTGTCAGAGGTTGTGAATGATCCAAGGTCATCCagatgtattgtttatttgattCACAAACATTCTCCCCCTCACCCATTATTTAATCCACCCTTGCTTGCACCATGTCCACATCGGTGTGAGTATTGTACTGTACTACAAACAGCTATCACTGAGGGAGCTTGGTGTCTCTCTGGTAAGAAGTGTCCTTTTTGTTAAAACAAGATTACTTGGCTGAACTGtgacatttttacttttaactcTTAACTTTTGTTTGGGCTTTGTTTTCATAAATCACTAAATAACTAACCTTAAGACTCATTTGAATTCCCTGTCTAAAATAAACTTTGTAACAGTAACCATAATGctgaaaaattacatttgaatgagGCACTCTGTATTTTACAACAGTGTAGCCTATTCAGTGGGGGATAGATAATTGTCATGTTTGGGTCGTTTATTACCATTACATTAAAGCTGTTTAATTGTTGACTACAAGAGTAGTTTATTGGTAGTTTAAATGCAATCTGTTCCTTTTGTTGGTAATTTTTTCCCTCCTATTGCTCTGCAACTGCAAATTTCTTTGtcgtatattttgttttatatttggtCCAATCTGTGGATCTCTTGCAAACCAAACAGTGATCCTAATTTACTGAAAGGAAAAGGGTAGGATTAAAGTGTGGTTTTAAAAATGCAAACCACACTTATAGACGAAAGTGAGGTTTAAAGTAGTAATGTTTGTCACTGGTTCACACAAATTGCCCttatggtagtttttttttttttttttaaaaggtattTGTTctgcttttcattctttaataaatacttttttattgcCTAAAAGTTTAATGCTTGGTTATTTCTAGTGTCTTGAATTATAAACGATTTTTTCAGATCGTCCACAGGTTTGTGGCTTGTAGGAGAATGAAATCGTGGGTTAAACGAATTAGTTAAACTCACGCATCTGACGTAGTGTTGCGACACTCAAGCGTCAGCCATCACCACTAGCTGGAGCATCTGCGCTTTCACGGTCAAGCTGCGTGTTGCGGTACATTTTTGTTGAACATTAAAAGAAGACTTGCCTTGCTGTACAAAAAGGTATATCCTACAGTTCTACGTCCGATCGCATTGAAAACGGCTCTGCAGCAGACGATCCCAATGATGTCATCGTATTATCATACAGGGAAAGAGGTAGACATGGCGGCGTTAACAGAACCGCTCTGTTTGGAAAGAGGTAATTTACCTAGTCCAGTTCAGCACATCCCGACTAAGGAGTGCAATGTTTTGAAAATAGTGGAAGATGGCTTTTATCAATGAAGTGATGAATGGATGAACCCATTGGTTTTTAAGCTGATTAGTTACGACAAGGGCGCATAGTGGCTTTAAATGAATGGATTGTGCCCGTAGGGAGTGCTCGTGCTTCTCTCTATGCTTGAATTTCAttgaattataaataaaattgctGGACTCCTACAATTTAATTTTGATATTAGTATGAAATGTTACAGAGTACACTGCACAGTGCTGTCAAACTGCAGCTGAATACAACTTTACATGCCCTAAAATGTCTGTGTAGGAATCAGATCAGCACTCTTCTCATAAGTAGCTTCAGCATTCAGCCCTGGGTGCAAAAAAGCATTAAAGACTGACATGTCTAATTAGATTGTGTGCATACGCAcaatagtttaaaggaatattaaggCTGAACACAAGTGAAGCTGAGTtgaccgcatttgtggcataatattgattaccacaaaagacttttctttaaagctgaaatctgggttccagtgaggcacttgcaatgaaagtgaatggggccaatctgtaaacgttaaaataacatttttaaaagtatagccacaagacataaataatatgcgtgttaacgtgattttagtgtgataaaatcgcttactaactttttctgtgtaaagttatagccaattttacaactttgttgccatgacgatgtaatgtcaacagacccttaaatgactgtaaaaatgactatttaaacaactttacagctaaaataatacataagttttaacattagaattaatgtaagtgcttttataaagtttaagcttcactttttttttcttttttttttacttttaaaccttccaaaaatttgccccatttacGTCCATTGTAAGTACTCACTGTGACCtcgattgttttgtttttttaagaaaaggagggacaagtcgaaataattttgtggtaataatCAGTgttatgctgtcaattgagcttaatttgtattgaacccagaatatgccTTAAATTTATGCACGATTAATAACTCTTTCTCATCTCCATTTGACGTGACCTCTTTTTGTCATCTTATATCTCTATATACTCAACAAAAGCAGATTTTTCCTTCACATCCatagtaattaaataaatgtgcatAGGTTATTTTCGAGACGTCATACGTGGAGTTTTTTTTTCCTCGCGCATCGCAAATTGTCTATTGGCGTCCTTAGTTAACTTAAATTGCCTCGAACAAGTGTTCAAACATTGTCATAAAAACTACTTTTTGAGATGTGTAAAGCTACAATAACATAACGATTGTTTGTTTAGCCGACGTACCGTCCACGTCCGATATTGACGTCGGCAGCTGTTGCTATAGTTACTCCCTCAGCGTATATGTGTTGTAGTACCATGGCAGAATTTAATtagttatatttaatttaataagttataaaaaaaaaaaatgcatatgttCTACttaagcatttttttaaacagattgaTAGTTTCAAATGTTAAAGTCAACAACATATTTcattaaatgtagtttaatttaTACATGCTTCTGTGTGGCAATGATATTCATGGGATACAAACCCAGATTACCAGACAAAAATTTTTGAGAAGAAGTGTAAATGTCCATTCAAGACACTTTTTACATATTGTGTGTTCTGGCAGTGAAACTGGGCCCACACTTGGTTACACTCACTGCTTTTCTTTGTAAATCTTGATATTTTGCCATCATTTTTGCAATGTATTTATCTTTAATATATTTAACTTTCCTTCAGATGTTTGCAGAGTCATAGAATTGTTAGATAGGCTACAAAGGAGTGGTGAGCTACCTCCTCCTAAACTCCAGGCTCTGCAGAGAGTACTACAGAGCAAATTCTGTGCTGCCATCAGAGAGGTAAAGGCTACTTCAGTCCTTCACACATAAGGATGCTCGACTCTGCCTTTGTTTGAAGATTAAAATGAAGCAGTGTTAAAATATTTACTTATCATATTTGTAACATTCGTGTGACTAAGTGGTGCGTTTTATTCTTCCATGCTATTGCCAGTCAGTTTGATAACAGTTTTTTTCCTTGCACTGATTTCACAGAACACTGAAGGTAAATATAAGGCATATAAAAAGGTTTGGAATTCAGGAATGATGTGTCACTACTGTGTAAGACAGCAACATGTCCTCTTCCTTcacaaatgtatagtttttcataAAGGCAGAGTTGTGCTTCACTGTTCCTCCCTCTGAATGACTCACTTCCCTACTGCATCTCACTTTAGCTCACATGTCTCATTCCTTAACTTGTTGCGATTGAGAAGTTCCAGTGGCAGGAATCTGGTCTGTTCACCACTGTTTAGATATGACTAGAATCAAATGGATATGACACAATTACACACTATTGTCAGACATTCCGTTTTTAGAAGTTCTCTTGTACATTTGAATGTTTTGTTCAGTTTATGTAAATACGTTGTGGCTCCTTCCTCTAAGATTTCCCtttttacatgcttttttccccttcacAGTCCTTACACTTCACAATAACTTtaattattacacggctctctggaatacttgattctgatttgtcagttatagcattttgcagtcaaatatttttgtacaatTACATCAAAACTGTATAATTGAACATTGCAAGTTTTGTTTCTCTTGTATTACTCCACTATCTCAAATCAATCaaattcaaatcaatatttcatcctGTTTATTTAGTTAATTGGTAAGTAGCCAAACCGTGTAAAAAGCAGGATAATGTATAGTCtgccagtcattatcacaaaataaaccctgatagAGTGATCAGGTCCCAGACACAAAGCTGAAAAGTCTTGTATCACTCTGAAGGTGGTACAAGAATGAGTCAGTTATACACATTTAAGTTGAACAACATTTGTTTGAATGTAGATTCATATTCCGTTAAACATTATACACtcaataaagtgcccgacgtggtcttctgctgttgtggccCATTCGTCTCAATATTCGACATGTTGTGCGTTCTGAGatcctattctgctcactacaattgtacagagtggttactgtaactgtagcctttctgtcagctcaaaccattctggccattctccgtttacCTGTCttatcagcaaggcatttccgtctgcagaacttccgctcactgtatgtttttgtttttggcaccattctgagtaaactctagagactagaGAGAACTctagaaatcactgagatcaaattttttccctattctgatggttgatgtgaacattaactgaagctcctgacctgtatccgaatgattttatgcattgctctgctgccacacaattggctgatagataatcacatgaataagtaggtgtacaggtgttcctaataaatttcTCAGCGAgtgtataatgtaataatgtttgttaatgttataaatgctaaTTATTGGAAAGTGTTACAAACTCCAATTACAGTTACAAAGTTGGAATTTCATGGCTCTCCGTTTTTAGGTGTACGAGCAGCTTTATGACACATTGGACATTGTAGGAGGGCCAGAGGTGCGAGCACAAGCCACTGCCAAGGTAACTTTTTCCTGCAACCTGCCACTATGCTAAACAAGAATGATAGTGCACGCAgggaataaaacacacacactcattttctTTTTCCTACCTGTTTCCTTTTGCGTCTTTTTCCAGGCCACAGTAGCAGCATTCGCAGCCAGTGAAGGCCATGCACACCCAAGAGTGGTGGAACTCCCCAAGACAGATGAGGGGCTTGGTTTCAACATCATGGGGGGAAAAGAACAAAACTCTCCCATCTACATCTCTAGGGTAATCCCAGGAGGTGTTGCTGACCGGCAAGGGGGGCTGAAGAGAGGCGATCAGCTGCTCTCTGTTAACGGAGTGGTATGTTGGGGCTGTTTTGAGAtgattagctgcttttccaccatcgggccaaacggTTCCCATTGCGGAACCGTGCTGTTCTGAACTGATCTGGGCTCGTTGGCacagttacaatttatttttccactgttgTGTTTCGAAATCAAACTAGTGATTGCCATGTCACTACAGGCGGAACGGTTCTCGGCCCTGAGTACTGTTAGTTAACCCTGCTGAGAAATCTGGGCCGGGAACGATTTGTAATCATACCGAACTGTACTCAAGTGGAAATGGTCCTGGTATCGTTACTCACCATTAAGGCTGCATGATAAATCGGATATCTCATTATATCGAATTTATTGAAATATCGCAAACATACATAACGCGATATGCATATCGCCAGGGCTTGCGATACCGGaatgattttaatacagtaacgtTTAAGGCGACACAGAATAGGGTGGGAGTATGATTGTCAgttggtgtgtgtgcatgcagtgtGCATGCGTGTCAGAATTTGTACATATGTAGCTTTAACCAGCGCTCTCTCTTGTGCTTTCACTCTGCATTGTATCTGCAGATAATAATGAGACCAGACACCAATATACAAACTCAAACTTGGCTTGTTTATTGGCTGCTGTGGTCTGTGTGGATATATCAAAGGATGGGTTCAAATGGATTGTCCCATGAAATCCTTCCTCAGTCTCAAGTTCAGCGCAGAATCTACGGTAATTCCCTTCTGGacataatatttcaaaataaaagtcccacattgaatAAACTAATTTTGAAATCAGTACAAACATGAattagtgtaaaaataaaatattttacaacacagaTTATTTTAGGATATTACACAATATTgtgaaattaactttatattcatatacattttacaaaaaaatacaaaaaattgaaaattaattttagtaTCTGCTACAAAGTTAATGGTAAAAACTGTGTTATACACAGTCTGTATTCAATTTTAAACAAATACAACTATGTTTGTGATCTCTGGGATAGAAGGTTCTTTTTTTATCCCACTAAACTTCAGTTTTTTGAGCAGTGGGGGTTCCGATGTTCTGCGCACtccgatgacatcatcataggatTGTTGTATCGCATATCGCATTTTCCAAAAACGTTTTTTCCTCTATATTATGCAGGCCTACTCGCCATGCTTAGTACCATTCAGCCCGATAGTGAAAAAGCACTTATTGTTTTGAAGGTGACCATTGGCTGTGGTGATTTTAAGAGCTGTAGATTTAAAAATCAGTAGTACAAAATGTTTGCTCCTAAATAACTCATTTGCAGTCCTTGCCTTTAaacattttctatatttttcaTTATGTGTAGAGTGTAGAGGGAGAACACCATGAGAAAGCTGTAGAGCTACTAAAGGCAGCGCAGGGTTCAGTGAAGCTGGTCGTGCGTTACACCCCTAAAGTCTTAGAAGAGATGGAAGCCAGGTTTGAGAAGATGAGAAGTGCCAGGAGACGCCAGCAACATACCAGCTACTCGTGAGTGTGACTTTATCTCTCTCTTCTCCTTCCTGCTACTTCTTTCTCTCTTGTTCTGTTCTTTTTCTCATCTTCTCACAGTTAATCACTCACTCATTCTCAAGTAATCAGAAGACATTTTTGGTTCCTCAAGGTCCTTTGTCACAAGATCAATTTAGAGTGTCctctttcattttctctttaGCATACTTTTTTGATTGGAAAGTAGCCCCAATTTTGTATTCATTGATTGGGGTCCAAATTTTTTGCAGTAGTAGACTGACAAAATTCATAATGTGACAGAATTCAAATTAAATAAGGGATATATGATTAAATGTCTTAGTAGCCTACTTGTATTTTGACATTTTCCCTTTCAACTTATTTTCATCTATACAGGTCCTTGGAGTCCAGGGGTTAATTAATCCTAACTTCAGACTGGCCTGCTGATCCATTCTCCCACTGTTTTCTGCTCCCGAAGGATGACAGAAGACCCAGAGGAGATCAGTGTAGACTACCCTTGTATATGTTATTTATATGTTAGTGGAACGATCTAAAAATGTAGACCTGAAATATACTATTTTCCCTGACCATGGTCAGGGAGAGACTGCATAGTGTATCTGGTCTGTCTGAGTctaatattctattttatttgtatgTGGAACCTGCACCCTGTAATATGCtgaagagttttgtgtgtgttagCCCAGAAGAGAGCTTTAAAATGTGCTGGATAGTGCAATTAGTATACACGTAGGACTGTCACTGTTTGGTCTTACAGTAGGAtgttattaattaattgaatGGCATGATGGTTCCTACCTAGCCCATTATTCATTTTCACCTATTGATTATGTGTTTCAGAAAACATGCACTGACAGTACAGTTACAGCTATGCATCccatttatatacagtaagtgtTCTTGTATCTGTGAGAACTACATCAGGTGTACACAAACACTGTTATTGCAAAAAACACCACCTTATGTCCAGAATGAACAGGTTTCTCTCTAAGCACACCATGCCCAGATGCGTTGTATGAATACTGTCATGAAAGTGCGCTGCTATGAGTGGCTTTGTGCTGCTGGTCACAGTGCCTGTTTtcaatgcttttatttttaagtttatttatttatatttttattcaaactGTACATTAAAGCCAACAAAGTAATTTAATAGTCTGGTGAGTAACATTGTGACCACTACTGATCACAGAAAGTTGTATGAATCATTggaaatctaattaaaaaaaaatgagtgatcatattcacataaaaaaaagacaaagtcatGGCTGATAGTTTATTACACTGCTTGAAGAAGGtcctttattgatttattataattttacaatCGTAATAGTTACACTTAACTATTTTCCTATTATATTTTGGCGAAAACTGGTCACCGTTTTTgtaaaggatttttatttttgaaatgtattcagcTTTCTTAAAAGTGTTTCTTTTAAAGCTTTTAATCTCCAGCACGAACGACGACTACCCCTTGTATTTTGGGGGTGACGTTGTTCAGGCAGGTGCCCAGTGTTTCTTTTTGAGCGCCAATGACCTTGGAGACGCGTTCATGTTTCCATAGTAATCATAAACTTTGTTAGACTCCATTCCTATGGGTGAAGGCCACATTAAATATCACTAAGCACAAAAGGCGTCTTATCAGTAATGTCTCTCTTGTCTCGTTTATCGACGTAAAGGCATCCCTGAATCTAGTAATTAATGTATTAGTTTTGAGCATTAGTGCATAAAGATGGATAACCAGAGACGTAAGGTCggccaaaccagcacaaacattGGACACGTGTATTCGCAACCTCTGCCGTTTTATATTAACACTTGTAAGGTAGGTACATTGTTAAAAGTTAAACTTTTGtctgaaaatacataatttattgaGTTTGAGAGATATCGTGTGTAACTAAATCGAAAGAGGTATCCTGGGATGTTATTGCAacaatgaaacatttttaaacaaagtggTTTTATTacggaaataaatgtatttaacatgTACAGCCTATACTGTATTAATTATATtgttaagaaaaatatatatatatattttgtaatattttaagaaaaaaatatgtgcCTGTATTTCATGTCTGTGTTGTTAAAATAATGGTATTCGGCCAAAAAGAGGCAATTCTATTTGAACTGCTTGT
This portion of the Myxocyprinus asiaticus isolate MX2 ecotype Aquarium Trade chromosome 14, UBuf_Myxa_2, whole genome shotgun sequence genome encodes:
- the LOC127451364 gene encoding protein lin-7 homolog B isoform X1, which produces MMSSYYHTGKEVDMAALTEPLCLERDVCRVIELLDRLQRSGELPPPKLQALQRVLQSKFCAAIREVYEQLYDTLDIVGGPEVRAQATAKATVAAFAASEGHAHPRVVELPKTDEGLGFNIMGGKEQNSPIYISRVIPGGVADRQGGLKRGDQLLSVNGVSVEGEHHEKAVELLKAAQGSVKLVVRYTPKVLEEMEARFEKMRSARRRQQHTSYSSLESRG
- the LOC127451364 gene encoding protein lin-7 homolog B isoform X2, whose translation is MGGKEQNSPIYISRVIPGGVADRQGGLKRGDQLLSVNGVSVEGEHHEKAVELLKAAQGSVKLVVRYTPKVLEEMEARFEKMRSARRRQQHTSYSSLESRG
- the LOC127451352 gene encoding U1 small nuclear ribonucleoprotein 70 kDa-like, whose product is MTQFLPPNLLALFAPRDPIPFLPQLEKLPHEKHHNQPYCGIAPFIRHFEDPRDAPPPTRAETRDERLERKRREKMERRQVVVEAELKQWDPHNDPNAQGDAFKTLFVARVNYDTTESKLRREFEVYGPIKRIYIVYNKKTGKPRGYAFIEYEHERDMHSSYKHADGKKIDGRRVLVDVERGRTVKGWHPRRLGGGLGGTRRGGADVNIKHSGRDDASRYDDRPIGGDRDRGERRDRSRDRDKERGERRRSRSRERRRHTRSRERERAIGAPVEEIPGSSRRRDRERERGGGGAAGGSRERSRDQDRERDRKRRSRSRDRKRDRERGKGADGGEEGMGGLADGMIPEGERVIEESLGGERGEDGGPEGEERVRERDKERDKDRDRKRSHRDKDRDRDRDRRRDRDRDREHKRDRGDRDRGDRREDRHVSSGDQEGLGNGGEEGEEPVPPQSEEGSQDGMMMDQDSMQSGEGYASNENGYRMEAQGDEY